In the genome of Capra hircus breed San Clemente chromosome 5, ASM170441v1, whole genome shotgun sequence, one region contains:
- the LOC102181370 gene encoding olfactory receptor 12-like, which produces MKNELNKNYSEVMEFILLGFQTSPDVQLLLFLLFLLIYMVIVVGNISMLVVIKIDSRLHTPMYFFLRNLSYLDLCYSTVIAPKTLATFLSKDKRISYNGCATQFFFFALFVGTEGFLLAVMAYDRFSAICLPFLYAVRMSQQACVRLVTASYICGCINSMIQTGFTFSLRFCGENRLDHFFCDVTALIKISCVDTLVNEIVLFILSSLIIITTTTIILLSYACILSTVLKIPSTHGRSKTFSTCSSHITVVSLFYGTVFFMYAQPGAISSPEKNKIIAVFYTLIIPMLNPLIYSLRNREVKNAMKRILLRKKTFH; this is translated from the coding sequence AACTGAATAAGAATTACTCAGAAGTGATGGAGTTTATTCTGCTGGGATTCCAAACATCTCCAGATGTACAGCTTCTCTTATTTTTACTCTTCTTGCTTATCTACATGGTCATTGTGGTGGGAAATATCAGCATGTTAGTTGTCATTAAAATAGACTCCAGACTTCACACCCCTATGTATTTCTTTCTCAGAAATCTATCTTATTTAGATCTCTGTTACTCCACCGTCATTGCTCCTAAAACTCTGGCCACCTTCTTATCCAAAGACAAGAGAATTTCTTACAATGGCTGTGCAACccagttctttttctttgctctctTTGTTGGGACGGAAGGCTTTCTTCTAGCTGTGATGGCATATGATCGCTTCTCAGCCATTTGCTTGCCCTTCCTCTACGCGGTTCGTATGTCCCAGCAGGCTTGTGTTCGTTTGGTGACTGCCTCCTACATCTGTGGCTGCATCAACTCCATGATACAAACAGGTTTCACCTTCAGTTTGCGTTTCTGTGGAGAAAACAGATTGGACCACTTTTTCTGTGATGTCACAGCCCTGATCAAGATCTCCTGTGTGGACACCTTGGTGAATGAGATTGTACTCTTTATTCTCTCTTCCCTCATCATCATCACTACCACAACTATCATTCTGCTTTCTTATGCATGTATCCTCTCCACTGTTCTAAAGATCCCCTCAACTCATGGTAGGAGTAAGACCTTCTCCACTTGCAGCTCTCATATCACTGTGGTGAGTTTGTTCTATGGAACTGTATTCTTCATGTATGCCCAGCCTGGAGCCATCTCTTcaccagagaaaaacaaaattatagctGTATTCTACACTCTTATCATCCCTATGTTGAATCCTCTGATTTATAGTCTAAGGAATAGGGAGGTAAAAAATGCTATGAAAAGGATATTGTTGAGAAAAAAAACCTTTCATTGA